The Bacillota bacterium DNA segment TCATGGTATACATCCTCCTCTCAGTCTTCTTCGTACTTCGGGCCCCGGACCATGGCAATTTTGCCCGTGCGTACCAGCTCCAGAATCCCAAAAGGTTTCAGGGATTTTTCGATTGCCCGGATCTTCCCTTCATCACCGGTGCACTCGATGATGAGAGTTCGCTGGCCGATGTCCACGATACGCGCCCTGAAAATGTCCACAATCTGCATAATCTCCCCGCGCACTGGGGGTTCGGCGTTGACCTTGATTAAAACCAGTTCCCGGTCCACATACTCGACGTTTGTAATATCCTGTACTTCAATGACATCGATGAGTTTATCAAGCTGCTTTGTAACCTGCTCGATCACCCTGTCATCGCCGTCTACCACAATTGTCATGCGGGAAATGCTCGGTTCGTGGGTTTGACCTACGGCCAGGCTCTCGATGTTATAACCGCGCCGGCTGAACAACCCGGCCACCCGGGTTAAAACACCCGGCTGATTCTCCACCAGAACCGCCAGTGTATGTCTCATCTCTTACCCCCCCAGCATTTTTGTTAGTGACTCCCCTGGCGGGACCATCGGAAAAACATTTTCCTCCCGGGCAATCACGAAATCGATCACAACCGGCTTCGGCGAGGCAATC contains these protein-coding regions:
- the ilvN gene encoding acetolactate synthase small subunit — its product is MRHTLAVLVENQPGVLTRVAGLFSRRGYNIESLAVGQTHEPSISRMTIVVDGDDRVIEQVTKQLDKLIDVIEVQDITNVEYVDRELVLIKVNAEPPVRGEIMQIVDIFRARIVDIGQRTLIIECTGDEGKIRAIEKSLKPFGILELVRTGKIAMVRGPKYEED